The following coding sequences lie in one Populus trichocarpa isolate Nisqually-1 chromosome 14, P.trichocarpa_v4.1, whole genome shotgun sequence genomic window:
- the LOC7468488 gene encoding transcription factor IBH1, giving the protein MTSKHVIATTHTGSIKNRFARRFLRSLLKVKRSDRLGTGTGFQSNEEIRKRNAQRIKTAAYRSMARVVGPRKNWSRALLFKLRYPARIQGAGLRKRCLVSKKKRVLRKENKVQVISREPSRADNLRKLVPGGDSMDICSLLDETAHYIKCLATQVKVMESIADLYSE; this is encoded by the coding sequence ATGACTTCAAAGCATGTAATAGCTACAACACACACGGGGTCTATTAAGAACAGGTTTGCCCGTAGATTTCTCAGATCCCTTCTGAAAGTGAAAAGGAGTGATAGACTCGGCACTGGTACTGGTTTCCAATCAAATGAAGAGATCAGGAAAAGGAATGCTCAGAGAATAAAGACCGCTGCTTATAGATCGATGGCTCGTGTTGTTGGGCCAAGAAAAAATTGGAGCCGAGCCCTTCTTTTCAAGCTTAGATACCCAGCCAGAATCCAGGGAGCTGGTTTGAGAAAGCGATGCTTGGTTTCTAAGAAGAAGAGAGTTCTTCGAAAGGAAAATAAGGTGCAGGTGATCTCAAGAGAGCCCAGTCGTGCTGATAATCTTCGAAAGCTTGTTCCTGGAGGGGATTCGATGGATATTTGCAGCTTGTTGGATGAAACTGCACATTACATAAAATGCCTTGCTACTCAGGTTAAGGTGATGGAAAGTATAGCCGATTTATACTCTGAATGA
- the LOC18105321 gene encoding signal peptide peptidase-like 3, producing MTFPSRRSCSLHTIFFCIFFLIGLSFAEEASHDGDSPKFPACDHPYNLVKVKNWVNGAGGETLTGITARFGALLPKEERNGVRLTAIFSNPLNSCSPSSSKLSGSVAMAVRGDCDFTTKAKVAQSGGAAALLVINDKEELAEMGCEKDSSAQDVSIPVVLIPKSGGESLNRSVVDGQKVELLFYAPVRPPMDLSVIFLWMMAVGTVVCASLWSEIAASEEAEERYNELSPKETSNVSAFKDNAEKDFLDIDVKSAVVFVITASAFLLLLYFFMSSWFVWLLIVLFCIGGIEGMHNCITTVILRICKNCGRKKLNLPLLGETSLLSLIVLFCCVAFAIFWAINRQASYSWAGQDILGICLMITVLQVARLPNIKVATVLLCCAFVYDIFWVFLSPIIFHQSVMIVVARGDNSGGETIPMLLRIPRFADPWGGYDMIGFGDILFPGLLVSFAFRYDKTNKKGIANGYFIWLTVGYGVGLFLTYLGLYLMNGHGQPALLYLVPCTLGTCVLLALVRGELKNLWNYSSEEASSRVSSGDA from the exons ATGACGTTTCCTTCAAGAAGAAGTTGCTCTCTTCACACAATcttcttttgcattttctttctgATCGGTCTCTCGTTTGCTGAGGAAGCTTCTCACGACGGCGATTCCCCCAAATTCCCTGCCTGCGACCATCCTTACAATTTG GTCAAGGTTAAGAACTGGGTTAATGGTGCCGGAGGTGAGACTTTGACCGGGATAACTGCAAGATTTGGAGCTCTTCTGCCAAAAGAGGAGAGAAATGGTGTCAGATTAACGGCTATTTTCTCTAATCCGTTAAATAGCTGTTCGCCTTCTTCTTCCAAG CTATCTGGTTCTGTTGCCATGGCTGTGCGCGGTGACTGTGACTTCACAACAAAGGCTAAAGTTGCTCAGTCCGGAGGTGCAGCAGCTTTGTTGGTGATAAATGACAAAGAAG AGCTTGCCGAGATGGGTTGTGAAAAGGATAGTTCTGCCCAAGATGTATCAATCCCTGTTGTACTGATTCCAAAGTCAGGGGGTGAATCTCTGAACAGATCTGTTGTGGATGGACAGAAAG TGGAGCTTCTGTTCTATGCACCCGTTCGTCCTCCAATGGATTTGTCGGTGATATTCTTATGGATGATGGCCGTCGGAACAGTTGTCTGTGCTTCACTTTGGTCTGAGATAGCTGCTTCTGAGGAGGCCGAGGAGCGGTATAATGAATTGTCACCAAAG GAAACTTCCAATGTCTCAGCATTCAAAGACAACGCTGAGAAAGATTTCCTTGATATTGATGTGAAGAGTGCAGTAGTTTTTGTGATAACAGCATCTGCATTTTTGTTGCTACTTTACTTCTTCATGTCAAGCTGGTTTGTCTGGCTGCTGATCGTACTCTTCTGCATTGGTGGTATTGAG GGGATGCACAATTGCATAACAACAGTTATTTTAAG AATATGCAAAAACTGTGGGCGGAAGAAGCTAAATTTACCTCTTCTTGGAGAAACTTCTCTTTTATCACTTATTGTATTATTCTGCTGTGTGGCATTTGCCATTTTCTGGGCTATAAATCGGCAGGCATCGTATTCATGGGCTGGGCAGGATATTCTT GGCATTTGCTTGATGATAACTGTCTTGCAGGTGGCTCGATTACCTAATATTAAG GTTGCTACAGTACTTCTTTGTTGTGCATTTGTTTATGACATCTTCTGGGTCTTTCTGTCACCAATAATATTCCATCAGAGTGTTATGATTGTG gTTGCTCGAGGTGACAACAGTGGCGGGGAAACTATTCCGATGCTTTTAAGAATCCCTCGATTTGCTGACCCTTGGGGTGGTTATGACATGATTGGATTTGGCGACATTCTTTTTCCTGGCTTGCTTGTATCATTTGCTTTCAG ATACGACAAAACAAACAAGAAGGGTATAGCAAatggatattttatttggttgacAGTTGGCTATGGAGTCG GTCTTTTCCTGACGTACCTGGGCTTATATCTGATGAATGGGCATGGTCAACCTGCACTCCTCTATCTTGTTCCTTGTACTCTAG GAACTTGTGTCCTATTGGCTTTAGTGCGAGGAGAGCTGAAAAACCTCTGGAATTATAGTTCTGAAGAAGCTTCATCAAGGGTTTCTTCTGGCGATGCATGA
- the LOC7468489 gene encoding putative lipid-transfer protein DIR1 translates to MEKVQKLLCVALLLAVLAIASNIANAQSTICKMPVAGLMSCKPSVTPPNPTAPSADCCSALSHADINCLCSYKNSNLLPSLGIDPKLAMQLPGKCKLPHPANC, encoded by the coding sequence ATGGAGAAAGTCCAAAAGCTCCTTTGTGTGGCTCTATTGCTTGCAGTACTAGCCATAGCAAGCAATATTGCGAATGCCCAGAGTACCATATGCAAAATGCCTGTTGCTGGCCTAATGTCATGCAAGCCTTCTGTAACTCCTCCTAACCCTACCGCACCCTCGGCAGACTGCTGCTCGGCACTTTCGCATGCTGACATAAACTGCCTTTGCTCCTACAAAAATTCCAACCTGCTCCCTTCCCTTGGAATCGACCCAAAACTTGCCATGCAGCTCCCTGGCAAGTGCAAGCTTCCTCACCCTGCTAATTGCTAG